The following are from one region of the Thermodesulfobacteriota bacterium genome:
- a CDS encoding TrkH family potassium uptake protein, whose amino-acid sequence MNTAVLLKVLGALSVFLAGVLWVPLGLSLADADGAWPALAASAALAAALGAGFLLATRGTRPELTHREGFGVVTLGWVLFGVLGGLPYWFSGVCPSLVDAVFESLSGFTTTGATILTDIEAVPRSLLLWRALTHWLGGMGIIVLGLAILPMLGVGGMQLFRAEVPGPTADRLRPRIQDTAKLLWGVYVGLTAAQVVLLLLGGLDWFEAVCHAFATLATGGFSTRNASVGAYQSAYVDAVVTVFMFLAGVNFAIHHAVLVGRGRKALRSEELRFYAILTGAAIVILTAANAGTAYDNLLENLRYSSFQAVSILTTTGFGTADYETWPFVCQVLLVLLMFVGGSAGSTGGGMKVSRVLLLLKHAVVQVWNVIHPRGVRRVKLDGRPVPDAVLQGVLGFFALFLLVTGAASLGMALLGVDPITAVASVIACVSNIGPGLGEVGPAETYAQLPQAGKVLLSFCMLLGRLELFTVLALFFPSTWSK is encoded by the coding sequence ATGAACACCGCCGTCCTCCTCAAGGTCCTCGGGGCGCTGAGCGTCTTCCTGGCGGGGGTCCTCTGGGTGCCCCTGGGCCTTTCCCTGGCGGATGCAGACGGGGCGTGGCCCGCGCTGGCGGCGTCGGCGGCCCTGGCCGCCGCCCTGGGGGCCGGATTCCTCCTCGCCACCCGGGGCACCCGCCCCGAGCTCACCCACCGGGAGGGGTTTGGGGTGGTGACCCTGGGCTGGGTCCTCTTCGGGGTCCTCGGGGGTCTGCCCTACTGGTTTTCGGGGGTGTGCCCCTCCCTGGTGGACGCGGTCTTCGAGTCGCTCTCGGGCTTCACCACCACCGGCGCGACCATCTTAACTGACATCGAAGCCGTGCCCCGGAGCCTGCTCCTGTGGCGGGCGCTGACCCACTGGCTGGGGGGCATGGGCATCATCGTGCTGGGGCTCGCCATCCTCCCCATGCTGGGGGTCGGCGGAATGCAGCTCTTCCGGGCCGAGGTCCCGGGCCCCACGGCGGACCGCTTGCGGCCCCGCATCCAGGACACCGCCAAGCTCCTCTGGGGCGTCTACGTGGGGCTCACGGCGGCCCAGGTGGTGCTGCTGCTCCTGGGAGGACTCGACTGGTTCGAGGCCGTGTGCCACGCCTTCGCCACCCTGGCCACGGGGGGGTTCTCCACCCGCAACGCGAGCGTGGGCGCCTACCAGAGCGCCTACGTGGACGCCGTGGTGACCGTCTTCATGTTCCTGGCCGGCGTGAACTTCGCGATTCACCACGCGGTGCTCGTGGGACGGGGCCGCAAGGCGCTCCGCAGCGAGGAGCTTCGCTTCTACGCCATCCTCACGGGGGCCGCCATCGTCATCCTCACCGCGGCCAACGCCGGCACGGCGTACGACAACCTCCTGGAAAACCTGCGCTACAGCTCCTTCCAGGCGGTTTCCATCCTCACCACCACCGGCTTCGGCACTGCCGATTACGAGACCTGGCCCTTCGTGTGCCAGGTGCTCCTTGTGCTCCTCATGTTCGTGGGAGGATCCGCGGGGTCCACCGGGGGCGGCATGAAAGTGAGCCGGGTGCTCCTGCTGCTCAAGCACGCCGTGGTGCAGGTGTGGAACGTGATCCACCCCCGGGGGGTGCGCCGGGTCAAGCTCGACGGCCGCCCCGTGCCCGACGCGGTGCTCCAGGGGGTGCTCGGCTTTTTCGCCCTCTTTCTCCTGGTCACCGGGGCCGCCTCGCTGGGCATGGCGCTCCTGGGGGTGGATCCCATCACGGCCGTGGCCTCGGTGATCGCCTGCGTGAGCAACATCGGCCCGGGCCTCGGGGAGGTCGGCCCGGCCGAGACCTACGCCCAGCTCCCCCAAGCGGGCAAGGTGCTGCTGTCCTTCTGCATGCTGCTCGGCCGCCTGGAGCTCTTCACCGTCCTCGCCCTCTTCTTCCCCAGCACCTGGAGCAAGTAG